A genome region from Bufo gargarizans isolate SCDJY-AF-19 chromosome 2, ASM1485885v1, whole genome shotgun sequence includes the following:
- the CRLF1 gene encoding cytokine receptor-like factor 1 isoform X5, with protein sequence MITLVLLWICMLIVNSLTYPAVITPQDPTLMIGSSLTASCLVDSDLNLKADDLFWTLNGRRLPTELYNILNSTTLSVALNNLNGSKQQSGDNLVCHSKDGRILAGSCLYVGLPPEKPKNITCWSKNMKDLTCKWVPGSEGETYLHTNYTLKYKLRWYGRDNTCQEYHTMGQYSCHIPKDLALFTPYEIWVEASNRLGSTTSDIITLDILDVVTTDPPSDVHVSRVGDLEDQLSVRWSSPPALKDFLFQAKYQIRYRVEDSMEWKVVDDVGNQTSCRLAGLKPGTVYFVQVRCNPFGIYGSKKAGIWSDWSNPTAASTPRSERITGVCDPKSGEQNSTLRRELKQFFGWVKKHAYGCSNLSIKLYDQWRVWLQKSHKTRNQVGSTR encoded by the exons ATCCTGCTGTAATAACCCCACAAGACCCAACCCTAATGATAGGATCATCACTAACTGCATCTTGCTTAGTGGACTCTGACTTAAACCTGAAGGCAGATGACCTGTTCTGGACCCTTAATGGGAGAAGGCTCCCAACAGAGCTATATAATATACTAAACAGCACAACCTTGAGTGTGGCCTTGAATAACCTGAATGGATCCAAGCAGCAGTCAGGAGATAACCTGGTGTGTCACAGCAAAGACGGGAGAATCCTGGCGGGCTCATGTCTATATGTTGGAT TGCCACCAGAGAAAcccaaaaatatcacatgctGGTCAAAGAATATGAAAGATTTAACCTGTAAGTGGGTTCCTGGAAGTGAAGGAGAGACCTACCTGCACACTAACTACACTTTGAAATACAAGCTCAG gTGGTATGGCAGAGATAATACATGTCAAGAATACCACACTATGGGTCAGTATTCATGCCACATCCCTAAGGATCTTGCCCTCTTTACACCATATGAGATATGGGTGGAAGCTTCAAACAGACTGGGATCCACTACATCTGACATAATAACGCTGGACATTCTTGATGTGG TCACCACAGACCCTCCATCAGATGTCCATGTGAGTCGCGTAGGTGATTTGGAAGATCAGCTGAGTGTCCGCTGGAGTTCACCCCCTGCTTTAAAAGATTTTCTATTTCAAGCCAAATACCAGATTCGCTATAGAGTAGAAGATAGCATGGAATGGAAG GTAGTTGACGACGTGGGTAACCAGACATCCTGTCGTCTAGCAGGGCTGAAACCAGGAACCGTTTATTTTGTTCAGGTTCGCTGTAATCCTTTTGGAATCTATGGATCTAAGAAAGCAGGAATCTGGAGTGATTGGAGCAATCCAACTGCTGCATCTACTCCAAGAAGTG AAAGGATAACTGGGGTATGTGATCCAAAGAGTGGGGAGCAAAATTCTACCCTACGCCGAGAGTTGAAGCAGTTCTTCGGATGGGTCAAGAAACATGCCTATGGCTGCTCAAACCTTAGCATCAAGTTGTATGACCAATGGAGAGTGTGGCTACAGAAATCACACAAAACTCGGAACCAGGTAG
- the CRLF1 gene encoding cytokine receptor-like factor 1 isoform X2 yields the protein MITLVLLWICMLIVNSLTYPAVITPQDPTLMIGSSLTASCLVDSDLNLKADDLFWTLNGRRLPTELYNILNSTTLSVALNNLNGSKQQSGDNLVCHSKDGRILAGSCLYVGLPPEKPKNITCWSKNMKDLTCKWVPGSEGETYLHTNYTLKYKLRWYGRDNTCQEYHTMGQYSCHIPKDLALFTPYEIWVEASNRLGSTTSDIITLDILDVVTTDPPSDVHVSRVGDLEDQLSVRWSSPPALKDFLFQAKYQIRYRVEDSMEWKVVDDVGNQTSCRLAGLKPGTVYFVQVRCNPFGIYGSKKAGIWSDWSNPTAASTPRSERITGVCDPKSGEQNSTLRRELKQFFGWVKKHAYGCSNLSIKLYDQWRVWLQKSHKTRNQPGRRTQRKRI from the exons ATCCTGCTGTAATAACCCCACAAGACCCAACCCTAATGATAGGATCATCACTAACTGCATCTTGCTTAGTGGACTCTGACTTAAACCTGAAGGCAGATGACCTGTTCTGGACCCTTAATGGGAGAAGGCTCCCAACAGAGCTATATAATATACTAAACAGCACAACCTTGAGTGTGGCCTTGAATAACCTGAATGGATCCAAGCAGCAGTCAGGAGATAACCTGGTGTGTCACAGCAAAGACGGGAGAATCCTGGCGGGCTCATGTCTATATGTTGGAT TGCCACCAGAGAAAcccaaaaatatcacatgctGGTCAAAGAATATGAAAGATTTAACCTGTAAGTGGGTTCCTGGAAGTGAAGGAGAGACCTACCTGCACACTAACTACACTTTGAAATACAAGCTCAG gTGGTATGGCAGAGATAATACATGTCAAGAATACCACACTATGGGTCAGTATTCATGCCACATCCCTAAGGATCTTGCCCTCTTTACACCATATGAGATATGGGTGGAAGCTTCAAACAGACTGGGATCCACTACATCTGACATAATAACGCTGGACATTCTTGATGTGG TCACCACAGACCCTCCATCAGATGTCCATGTGAGTCGCGTAGGTGATTTGGAAGATCAGCTGAGTGTCCGCTGGAGTTCACCCCCTGCTTTAAAAGATTTTCTATTTCAAGCCAAATACCAGATTCGCTATAGAGTAGAAGATAGCATGGAATGGAAG GTAGTTGACGACGTGGGTAACCAGACATCCTGTCGTCTAGCAGGGCTGAAACCAGGAACCGTTTATTTTGTTCAGGTTCGCTGTAATCCTTTTGGAATCTATGGATCTAAGAAAGCAGGAATCTGGAGTGATTGGAGCAATCCAACTGCTGCATCTACTCCAAGAAGTG AAAGGATAACTGGGGTATGTGATCCAAAGAGTGGGGAGCAAAATTCTACCCTACGCCGAGAGTTGAAGCAGTTCTTCGGATGGGTCAAGAAACATGCCTATGGCTGCTCAAACCTTAGCATCAAGTTGTATGACCAATGGAGAGTGTGGCTACAGAAATCACACAAAACTCGGAACCAG
- the CRLF1 gene encoding cytokine receptor-like factor 1 isoform X3 produces MITLVLLWICMLIVNSLTYPAVITPQDPTLMIGSSLTASCLVDSDLNLKADDLFWTLNGRRLPTELYNILNSTTLSVALNNLNGSKQQSGDNLVCHSKDGRILAGSCLYVGLPPEKPKNITCWSKNMKDLTCKWVPGSEGETYLHTNYTLKYKLRWYGRDNTCQEYHTMGQYSCHIPKDLALFTPYEIWVEASNRLGSTTSDIITLDILDVVTTDPPSDVHVSRVGDLEDQLSVRWSSPPALKDFLFQAKYQIRYRVEDSMEWKVVDDVGNQTSCRLAGLKPGTVYFVQVRCNPFGIYGSKKAGIWSDWSNPTAASTPRSERITGVCDPKSGEQNSTLRRELKQFFGWVKKHAYGCSNLSIKLYDQWRVWLQKSHKTRNQVVRNSQEH; encoded by the exons ATCCTGCTGTAATAACCCCACAAGACCCAACCCTAATGATAGGATCATCACTAACTGCATCTTGCTTAGTGGACTCTGACTTAAACCTGAAGGCAGATGACCTGTTCTGGACCCTTAATGGGAGAAGGCTCCCAACAGAGCTATATAATATACTAAACAGCACAACCTTGAGTGTGGCCTTGAATAACCTGAATGGATCCAAGCAGCAGTCAGGAGATAACCTGGTGTGTCACAGCAAAGACGGGAGAATCCTGGCGGGCTCATGTCTATATGTTGGAT TGCCACCAGAGAAAcccaaaaatatcacatgctGGTCAAAGAATATGAAAGATTTAACCTGTAAGTGGGTTCCTGGAAGTGAAGGAGAGACCTACCTGCACACTAACTACACTTTGAAATACAAGCTCAG gTGGTATGGCAGAGATAATACATGTCAAGAATACCACACTATGGGTCAGTATTCATGCCACATCCCTAAGGATCTTGCCCTCTTTACACCATATGAGATATGGGTGGAAGCTTCAAACAGACTGGGATCCACTACATCTGACATAATAACGCTGGACATTCTTGATGTGG TCACCACAGACCCTCCATCAGATGTCCATGTGAGTCGCGTAGGTGATTTGGAAGATCAGCTGAGTGTCCGCTGGAGTTCACCCCCTGCTTTAAAAGATTTTCTATTTCAAGCCAAATACCAGATTCGCTATAGAGTAGAAGATAGCATGGAATGGAAG GTAGTTGACGACGTGGGTAACCAGACATCCTGTCGTCTAGCAGGGCTGAAACCAGGAACCGTTTATTTTGTTCAGGTTCGCTGTAATCCTTTTGGAATCTATGGATCTAAGAAAGCAGGAATCTGGAGTGATTGGAGCAATCCAACTGCTGCATCTACTCCAAGAAGTG AAAGGATAACTGGGGTATGTGATCCAAAGAGTGGGGAGCAAAATTCTACCCTACGCCGAGAGTTGAAGCAGTTCTTCGGATGGGTCAAGAAACATGCCTATGGCTGCTCAAACCTTAGCATCAAGTTGTATGACCAATGGAGAGTGTGGCTACAGAAATCACACAAAACTCGGAACCAGGTAG
- the CRLF1 gene encoding cytokine receptor-like factor 1 isoform X4 encodes MITLVLLWICMLIVNSLTYPAVITPQDPTLMIGSSLTASCLVDSDLNLKADDLFWTLNGRRLPTELYNILNSTTLSVALNNLNGSKQQSGDNLVCHSKDGRILAGSCLYVGLPPEKPKNITCWSKNMKDLTCKWVPGSEGETYLHTNYTLKYKLRWYGRDNTCQEYHTMGQYSCHIPKDLALFTPYEIWVEASNRLGSTTSDIITLDILDVVTTDPPSDVHVSRVGDLEDQLSVRWSSPPALKDFLFQAKYQIRYRVEDSMEWKVVDDVGNQTSCRLAGLKPGTVYFVQVRCNPFGIYGSKKAGIWSDWSNPTAASTPRSERITGVCDPKSGEQNSTLRRELKQFFGWVKKHAYGCSNLSIKLYDQWRVWLQKSHKTRNQVLPGDKL; translated from the exons ATCCTGCTGTAATAACCCCACAAGACCCAACCCTAATGATAGGATCATCACTAACTGCATCTTGCTTAGTGGACTCTGACTTAAACCTGAAGGCAGATGACCTGTTCTGGACCCTTAATGGGAGAAGGCTCCCAACAGAGCTATATAATATACTAAACAGCACAACCTTGAGTGTGGCCTTGAATAACCTGAATGGATCCAAGCAGCAGTCAGGAGATAACCTGGTGTGTCACAGCAAAGACGGGAGAATCCTGGCGGGCTCATGTCTATATGTTGGAT TGCCACCAGAGAAAcccaaaaatatcacatgctGGTCAAAGAATATGAAAGATTTAACCTGTAAGTGGGTTCCTGGAAGTGAAGGAGAGACCTACCTGCACACTAACTACACTTTGAAATACAAGCTCAG gTGGTATGGCAGAGATAATACATGTCAAGAATACCACACTATGGGTCAGTATTCATGCCACATCCCTAAGGATCTTGCCCTCTTTACACCATATGAGATATGGGTGGAAGCTTCAAACAGACTGGGATCCACTACATCTGACATAATAACGCTGGACATTCTTGATGTGG TCACCACAGACCCTCCATCAGATGTCCATGTGAGTCGCGTAGGTGATTTGGAAGATCAGCTGAGTGTCCGCTGGAGTTCACCCCCTGCTTTAAAAGATTTTCTATTTCAAGCCAAATACCAGATTCGCTATAGAGTAGAAGATAGCATGGAATGGAAG GTAGTTGACGACGTGGGTAACCAGACATCCTGTCGTCTAGCAGGGCTGAAACCAGGAACCGTTTATTTTGTTCAGGTTCGCTGTAATCCTTTTGGAATCTATGGATCTAAGAAAGCAGGAATCTGGAGTGATTGGAGCAATCCAACTGCTGCATCTACTCCAAGAAGTG AAAGGATAACTGGGGTATGTGATCCAAAGAGTGGGGAGCAAAATTCTACCCTACGCCGAGAGTTGAAGCAGTTCTTCGGATGGGTCAAGAAACATGCCTATGGCTGCTCAAACCTTAGCATCAAGTTGTATGACCAATGGAGAGTGTGGCTACAGAAATCACACAAAACTCGGAACCAG